In one Coccinella septempunctata chromosome 6, icCocSept1.1, whole genome shotgun sequence genomic region, the following are encoded:
- the LOC123314705 gene encoding ATPase inhibitor mai-2, mitochondrial-like: MLFSRLFKRFTSVRFLSGLGRNPPEETASQDGSKEQSSEKPEMGAEAQDEYFKKEQQKRVETLKDNLQEEIDFHEEQIKKHKEAVTHYKKEVDDIKPH; this comes from the coding sequence ATGCTCTTTTCAAGGCTCTTCAAACGTTTCACATCAGTGCGATTCCTTTCTGGGCTAGGAAGGAATCCACCAGAAGAAACAGCATCACAGGATGGGAGCAAGGAACAATCAAGCGAAAAACCTGAAATGGGCGCGGAAGCTCAGGATGAATACTTTAAGAAGGAACAACAGAAGAGAGTGGAAACATTGAAAGATAACTTGCAAGAAGAAATAGATTTCCACGAGGAACAAATTAAGAAGCATAAGGAAGCTGTGACTCATTACAAGAAAGAAGTTGATGATATTAAACCTCACTAA